The following proteins are encoded in a genomic region of Micrococcaceae bacterium Sec5.8:
- the eno gene encoding phosphopyruvate hydratase: MALIDAIHAREILDSRGNPTVEVEVLLSDGQIGRAAVPSGASTGEHEAVELRDGDKGRYLGKGVQKAVDAVIDQIAPALIGFDATDQRSIDQSMIDLDGTANKSKLGANAILGVSLAVANAAAASADLPLYKYLGGPNAHILPVPLMNILNGGSHADSDVDIQEFMVVPLGAETFSEGLRWGVEVYHALKAVLQAKGLSTGLGDEGGFAPNLPSNRAALDLIQEAIRNAGYTPGQDIALALDVASSEFFKDGAYQFEGKSLSSAEMSSYYAELVADYPLVSIEDPLDENDWDGWKTLTDAIGDKVQIVGDDLFVTNPERLQTGIDSRTANSLLVKVNQIGSLTETLDAVSLAQRAGYTTITSHRSGETEDTTIADIAVATNAGQIKTGAPARSERVAKYNQLLRIEEELDDAARYAGRSAFPRFKSQ; the protein is encoded by the coding sequence ATGGCGCTTATCGATGCCATCCACGCCCGCGAGATCCTCGATTCCCGCGGCAACCCCACTGTAGAAGTTGAAGTCCTGCTCTCGGACGGCCAGATCGGCCGCGCAGCAGTTCCCTCCGGAGCCTCCACCGGCGAGCACGAAGCCGTCGAACTCCGTGACGGCGACAAGGGCCGCTACCTCGGCAAGGGCGTCCAGAAAGCCGTTGACGCGGTCATCGACCAGATCGCCCCGGCCCTGATCGGGTTCGACGCCACGGACCAGCGCAGCATCGACCAGTCGATGATCGACCTCGACGGCACCGCCAACAAGAGCAAGCTTGGCGCCAACGCCATTCTCGGCGTCTCCCTGGCCGTGGCCAACGCTGCCGCGGCGTCCGCTGACCTGCCGCTCTACAAGTACCTCGGCGGACCGAACGCCCACATCCTGCCCGTGCCGCTGATGAACATCCTCAACGGCGGCTCGCACGCGGACTCCGACGTCGACATCCAGGAATTCATGGTTGTTCCGCTCGGTGCCGAGACCTTCTCCGAAGGCCTCCGCTGGGGCGTAGAGGTCTACCACGCACTCAAGGCCGTCCTGCAGGCCAAGGGCCTGTCCACCGGTCTCGGCGACGAAGGCGGCTTCGCACCGAACCTGCCGTCCAACCGCGCAGCCCTGGACCTCATCCAGGAAGCCATCCGCAACGCCGGTTACACCCCGGGACAGGACATCGCCCTGGCCCTGGACGTCGCTTCCTCCGAGTTCTTCAAGGACGGTGCCTACCAGTTCGAAGGCAAGTCGCTGAGCTCCGCGGAGATGAGCTCCTACTACGCCGAGCTCGTCGCCGACTACCCGCTGGTGTCCATCGAGGACCCGCTGGATGAGAACGACTGGGACGGCTGGAAGACCCTCACCGACGCCATCGGTGACAAGGTCCAGATTGTCGGTGACGACCTCTTTGTCACGAACCCGGAGCGCCTGCAGACCGGCATCGATTCCCGGACCGCCAACTCGCTGCTGGTGAAGGTCAACCAGATCGGGTCCCTGACCGAGACCCTCGATGCCGTGTCCCTCGCCCAGCGCGCCGGGTACACCACCATCACCTCGCACCGCTCCGGCGAGACCGAGGACACCACGATCGCTGACATCGCCGTTGCCACCAACGCGGGCCAGATTAAGACCGGCGCCCCGGCCCGTTCCGAGCGTGTCGCCAAGTACAACCAGCTCCTGCGCATCGAAGAGGAACTCGACGACGCCGCCCGGTACGCCGGACGCAGCGCCTTCCCGCGTTTCAAGAGCCAGTAG
- a CDS encoding septum formation initiator family protein produces the protein MVTRRPKVPRATPAAPKSPDTVDGGAVIQADFGSSRAAHAHQGTNAPARAAVPRPGTDPREPARQDHAPTNAAPARTVPKNTTAKNASAKNASVKNTGASGPAPEGPGTQRAASPGTQRAASPGTQRAASPGTAKPSKDGAVTGEHLNPVPAKAFSGRMLALFVVMIAITIMLAPTVKIYFEKRAEIAALEADISAKQSQQTELKRQVSRWQDPNYVKQQARDRINMVMPGETGYWVFGSDLPAGTPGGAAGTGSQPDPADLPWVDSLWDSIRRSATD, from the coding sequence ATGGTTACCCGCCGACCCAAGGTTCCCCGGGCCACGCCTGCGGCCCCCAAGTCTCCGGACACGGTCGACGGCGGAGCCGTCATCCAGGCTGATTTTGGCAGTTCCCGTGCAGCCCACGCCCACCAAGGCACCAACGCACCAGCCAGGGCCGCCGTGCCCCGGCCAGGCACTGACCCGCGGGAGCCTGCCCGGCAGGACCACGCGCCGACCAACGCCGCTCCGGCCCGCACGGTGCCAAAAAACACCACCGCCAAGAACGCATCCGCCAAGAACGCATCTGTCAAGAACACCGGTGCATCCGGTCCCGCGCCCGAGGGCCCCGGCACCCAGCGAGCCGCCAGCCCCGGCACCCAGCGAGCCGCCAGCCCCGGCACCCAGCGAGCCGCCAGCCCCGGCACGGCCAAACCATCCAAGGACGGCGCCGTAACGGGGGAGCACCTTAACCCCGTGCCCGCGAAGGCTTTCTCCGGCCGCATGCTGGCGCTGTTCGTTGTCATGATTGCCATCACCATCATGCTGGCTCCCACCGTCAAAATCTACTTCGAAAAGCGCGCCGAAATCGCGGCCCTCGAGGCCGACATCTCCGCCAAACAGTCCCAGCAGACCGAGCTCAAGCGCCAAGTCTCCCGGTGGCAGGATCCGAACTACGTGAAGCAGCAGGCCCGCGACCGCATTAACATGGTTATGCCCGGCGAGACGGGCTACTGGGTTTTCGGCAGTGATCTTCCTGCCGGAACGCCCGGTGGCGCGGCCGGAACAGGGTCCCAACCGGACCCGGCCGACCTGCCCTGGGTGGATTCCCTGTGGGACTCCATCCGGCGCTCGGCAACAGACTAA
- a CDS encoding DUF501 domain-containing protein, producing MEENRVDENPTAGNPQTPEAARSAADFRRPSPRDLDVLSRQLGRPVRDVVEIPARCICGNPLVAATSPRLSNGTPFPTTFYLTHPVITAAVSRLEAAGLMNDMNTRLGGNEPLAARYRAAHEAYLASRAQIGERSGIGAVPEIDGISAGGMPTRVKCLHVLVGHSLAAGPGVNPLGDEAIDAIAEWWTTDRCYCAGAWDTGGEAPSQDLSRHGPQGLPGIVGRPAPVRKTRQDAGGTSNTGAPGTPEASGTPEASGTPEASGTPETPGTPDNAGVNGART from the coding sequence ATGGAGGAGAACCGAGTGGACGAGAACCCGACAGCAGGAAATCCGCAAACCCCGGAGGCCGCCCGTTCCGCGGCGGACTTCCGCCGGCCCTCGCCCCGCGACCTCGATGTCCTGAGCCGGCAACTGGGACGGCCGGTGCGCGACGTTGTGGAAATTCCCGCCCGCTGCATCTGCGGCAACCCGCTGGTGGCGGCGACGTCCCCGCGGCTGAGCAACGGCACGCCCTTCCCGACGACGTTCTACCTCACCCACCCGGTCATCACGGCCGCGGTGTCACGGCTGGAAGCGGCGGGCCTGATGAACGACATGAACACCAGGCTCGGCGGCAATGAACCACTGGCAGCCCGCTACCGCGCCGCCCACGAGGCCTACCTGGCGTCCCGGGCCCAAATCGGCGAGAGGTCCGGGATCGGCGCTGTGCCTGAGATTGACGGCATCTCTGCCGGCGGCATGCCCACCCGGGTTAAATGCCTGCATGTCCTGGTCGGTCATTCGCTCGCTGCGGGTCCCGGCGTGAATCCGCTCGGCGATGAAGCCATCGACGCCATCGCCGAATGGTGGACGACGGACCGCTGCTACTGCGCCGGGGCCTGGGACACCGGCGGCGAGGCCCCCTCGCAGGACCTGAGCAGGCACGGCCCACAAGGGCTTCCCGGAATTGTGGGCCGCCCGGCCCCGGTCCGCAAGACCCGCCAGGACGCGGGCGGCACGTCCAACACCGGCGCCCCCGGTACCCCCGAAGCGTCCGGTACTCCCGAAGCGTCCGGTACTCCCGAAGCGTCCGGTACCCCCGAAACCCCCGGTACCCCTGACAACGCCGGCGTCAACGGGGCCCGCACGTGA
- a CDS encoding Ppx/GppA phosphatase family protein has product MTRVAAIDCGTNSIRLLIADVETGGGAPRLDDVVREMRVVRLGQGVDATGELAQEALDRTFAAASDYADQIRRHGAARVRFVATSATRDARNRGVFVEGIRGILGVEPEVITGDSEAALSFAGASSVLPSRGQDPVLVVDLGGGSTEFVLGNADGVIAARSVDIGCVRMTERHLRSDPPTAAEIAAAEADVDAAIDEAARTVPLDRSTAVVGVAGSITTITAHALNLPEYDPAAIHGTELSLDDARRACTELLAMSAAQRAALPYMHPGRVDVIGAGALIWRRILERLADVTENRVVAAVTSEHDILDGIALSAGPE; this is encoded by the coding sequence GTGACCCGGGTCGCCGCCATTGACTGCGGCACTAACTCGATCCGCCTGCTCATTGCCGACGTGGAAACGGGCGGCGGAGCCCCGCGCCTGGACGACGTCGTACGCGAAATGCGCGTCGTTCGGCTCGGCCAGGGCGTGGACGCCACCGGCGAACTCGCCCAGGAGGCACTGGACCGGACGTTTGCCGCCGCCTCGGACTACGCCGATCAGATCCGCCGGCACGGCGCCGCCCGGGTGCGTTTCGTCGCGACGTCCGCCACCCGGGATGCCCGCAACCGGGGGGTCTTCGTCGAGGGTATCCGCGGCATCCTCGGCGTTGAACCCGAAGTCATCACCGGAGACAGCGAGGCCGCGCTGTCCTTCGCCGGGGCCAGCAGCGTTTTGCCCAGCCGCGGGCAGGACCCCGTTTTGGTGGTGGACCTCGGCGGCGGCAGCACCGAGTTCGTCCTGGGCAACGCTGACGGTGTGATTGCCGCCAGAAGCGTCGACATTGGGTGCGTCCGGATGACCGAACGCCACCTGCGCAGCGACCCGCCCACGGCCGCCGAGATCGCCGCCGCGGAGGCCGACGTCGACGCGGCCATCGATGAGGCGGCCCGGACCGTTCCGCTGGACCGCAGTACCGCCGTCGTCGGGGTGGCCGGTTCCATCACCACCATCACGGCCCACGCCCTCAACTTGCCGGAGTACGACCCCGCAGCCATTCACGGCACGGAACTCTCACTCGATGATGCGCGCCGGGCCTGCACCGAACTGTTGGCGATGTCCGCCGCGCAAAGGGCCGCGCTGCCCTACATGCACCCGGGCCGCGTGGACGTCATCGGTGCCGGCGCCCTTATCTGGCGGCGTATTCTGGAGCGTTTGGCCGACGTGACGGAGAACCGGGTGGTGGCGGCCGTTACCAGCGAACACGACATCCTCGACGGCATTGCCCTGAGCGCAGGACCCGAATGA
- a CDS encoding S8 family serine peptidase yields the protein MTGAPARLRRTGSALLVLALAGSAFAAALTAASAAHADTWRDEEYWLAESGITKAWEVSKGANVKVAVIDSGVDGQHPDLAGVLAGGVDISGAGAPDGQRSIGAKPEHGTLVATLLAGRGHQPADATAPPSAGPSVAPDGVVGVAPEAQLLSVSTWLGSANPGGKTDQDQIPQAVRWAVDNGAQVINISLGSTSPVWPQSWDAAFLYAEQKDVVIVAAAGNRGGGNVQVGAPATIPGVLTVAGLDRRGVASTDASSQGISIGVAAPAENLIGGLPGGGYAEWAGTSGATPIVAGVAALIRSKWPDMTASQVINRIVTTAKDTGAPGKDPLYGFGVLDAEAALTADVPETRGNPLGSIADWIRVNRRGNPATSPAPASPAPSSAAPTLPEATVPPVQPPSELDTALPAMVVLGFGGLFLSIVGAAAFQLRRTARTGADGQENPDTGVLDAVDSTGRT from the coding sequence ATGACCGGAGCACCAGCCCGGCTCCGCCGGACCGGCTCCGCGCTGCTGGTCCTGGCCCTGGCGGGAAGCGCGTTCGCCGCCGCCCTGACCGCTGCCTCCGCCGCCCACGCCGACACGTGGCGGGACGAGGAATACTGGCTCGCCGAATCCGGCATCACGAAGGCCTGGGAGGTGTCCAAGGGCGCCAACGTCAAGGTCGCCGTGATCGACAGCGGCGTGGACGGCCAGCACCCGGACCTCGCCGGCGTACTGGCAGGCGGTGTCGACATCTCCGGTGCCGGTGCTCCGGACGGCCAACGGAGCATCGGGGCCAAGCCCGAACATGGAACCCTCGTCGCCACGCTGCTGGCCGGCCGCGGCCACCAGCCCGCCGATGCAACGGCCCCGCCCAGCGCCGGCCCGTCCGTCGCCCCGGATGGCGTCGTGGGGGTGGCCCCCGAGGCTCAGTTGCTGTCCGTATCCACCTGGCTTGGCTCGGCGAACCCCGGCGGCAAGACCGATCAGGACCAGATCCCGCAGGCCGTCCGCTGGGCGGTCGATAACGGTGCCCAGGTTATCAACATCTCCCTGGGCAGCACCTCGCCGGTGTGGCCGCAAAGCTGGGACGCAGCGTTCCTCTACGCCGAGCAAAAGGACGTGGTGATCGTCGCTGCCGCAGGCAACCGCGGCGGTGGCAACGTCCAGGTCGGCGCCCCCGCCACCATCCCGGGCGTCCTGACCGTCGCGGGACTGGACCGCAGGGGCGTTGCCAGCACCGACGCCTCATCCCAGGGCATCAGCATCGGCGTCGCGGCCCCGGCGGAGAACCTGATTGGCGGCCTGCCCGGCGGCGGATACGCGGAATGGGCGGGCACCTCAGGCGCCACCCCCATCGTCGCCGGCGTCGCGGCCCTGATCCGCTCCAAGTGGCCGGACATGACAGCCAGCCAGGTCATCAACCGCATCGTCACCACCGCGAAGGACACCGGAGCGCCCGGCAAGGACCCGCTGTATGGTTTCGGGGTCCTCGACGCCGAGGCGGCGCTTACGGCCGACGTCCCCGAAACCCGGGGCAATCCGCTGGGATCGATAGCGGACTGGATCCGGGTCAACCGGCGGGGTAACCCGGCCACCTCGCCCGCCCCCGCCTCGCCGGCACCCTCCAGCGCGGCCCCCACCCTTCCGGAGGCCACCGTCCCGCCAGTGCAGCCGCCGTCCGAGCTGGACACCGCCCTTCCGGCGATGGTGGTGCTGGGCTTCGGCGGACTGTTCCTCAGCATCGTGGGGGCGGCCGCCTTCCAGCTCCGCCGCACGGCACGGACCGGCGCCGACGGGCAGGAAAACCCGGACACCGGCGTGCTCGATGCGGTGGATTCCACCGGCCGAACGTAG
- a CDS encoding FAD-dependent oxidoreductase, which yields MAISPQLQDRPRVLVVGGGYVGLYVALKLQKKIANAGGIVTVVDPLPYMTYQPFLPEVAGGNIEARHAVVSHRQHLKQTELIQGRVLSIDHENRTAVVAPTDGGENFEVPYFDVVLAAGAITRTFPIKGLADKGIGLKTIEEAVALRNKVLDRIEAGSLMTDPAERASALTFVVVGGGFAGIECITEMEDLARAAVKNNHRLKQEEVRFVLVEAMGRIMPEVTAKQAEWVVEHLRSRGIEVLLNTSLDSAEGTLKLINLPDKTPAQEFRSDTLVWTAGVQANPMVRSTDFPLEPRGRVRVLPDLRIAGDDGIIENAWAAGDVAAVPDLTGSGLPDGTCVPNAQHALRQAKRLAKNLWASRWDKELTDYKHKNLGAVAGFGQWKGVANINLLGRIGLKGPLAWLAHRGYHGLAMPTVERKIRVISGWFWTLFLGRDTTQLADLDNPRGAFVAAATPAPKPAAAPAAGKPAVDGTKAASQEAVPAHSK from the coding sequence ATGGCAATCTCTCCCCAGCTCCAGGACCGTCCCAGGGTACTCGTCGTCGGCGGCGGGTACGTCGGCCTGTACGTAGCCCTCAAACTGCAGAAGAAGATCGCGAATGCCGGTGGCATCGTCACCGTCGTGGATCCCCTGCCTTACATGACCTACCAGCCGTTCCTTCCCGAGGTTGCCGGCGGCAACATCGAGGCACGCCACGCCGTGGTCTCGCACCGCCAGCACCTCAAGCAGACCGAGCTCATCCAGGGCCGCGTCCTCTCCATCGACCACGAGAACCGCACTGCCGTGGTGGCGCCGACGGACGGCGGCGAGAACTTCGAGGTTCCTTACTTCGACGTCGTCCTCGCGGCAGGCGCGATCACCCGCACTTTCCCGATCAAGGGACTCGCGGACAAGGGCATCGGCCTGAAGACCATCGAAGAAGCAGTCGCCCTGCGCAATAAGGTCCTGGACCGGATCGAAGCGGGCTCGCTGATGACCGATCCCGCAGAACGCGCCAGCGCCCTGACCTTCGTGGTTGTCGGCGGCGGTTTCGCCGGCATCGAGTGCATCACCGAAATGGAAGACCTCGCCCGCGCAGCGGTCAAGAACAACCACCGCCTCAAGCAGGAGGAGGTCCGCTTCGTCCTCGTTGAAGCCATGGGCCGCATCATGCCCGAGGTCACGGCCAAGCAGGCCGAGTGGGTTGTGGAGCACTTGCGCAGCCGCGGCATCGAAGTCCTGCTCAACACCTCGCTGGACAGCGCCGAAGGCACCCTGAAACTCATCAACCTCCCGGACAAGACGCCCGCCCAGGAGTTCCGGTCCGACACCCTCGTTTGGACCGCCGGCGTTCAGGCCAACCCCATGGTTCGTTCCACGGACTTTCCGCTGGAGCCACGCGGCCGCGTCCGTGTCCTCCCGGACCTGCGCATCGCCGGCGACGACGGCATCATCGAGAACGCCTGGGCTGCCGGCGACGTCGCGGCTGTGCCGGACCTGACCGGCAGTGGCCTTCCGGACGGCACCTGCGTCCCCAACGCCCAGCACGCGCTGCGGCAGGCCAAGCGCCTGGCCAAGAACCTCTGGGCCTCCCGCTGGGACAAAGAGCTCACAGATTACAAGCACAAGAACCTGGGCGCCGTCGCCGGCTTCGGCCAGTGGAAGGGTGTCGCCAACATCAACCTCCTGGGCCGCATTGGGCTCAAGGGTCCGCTGGCGTGGCTGGCGCACCGCGGCTACCACGGCCTGGCCATGCCCACCGTGGAGCGCAAGATCCGGGTGATCTCCGGCTGGTTCTGGACTCTCTTCCTGGGCCGCGACACCACCCAGCTCGCTGACCTGGACAACCCGCGCGGTGCCTTCGTCGCCGCAGCGACGCCGGCGCCCAAGCCGGCCGCCGCTCCTGCTGCTGGGAAGCCGGCAGTGGACGGCACCAAGGCTGCAAGCCAGGAAGCCGTTCCGGCCCACTCCAAGTAG
- a CDS encoding ACT domain-containing protein → MTAVKDLSTLLATMHPERRAGEFVYVLWPEGVPLAGTAAAAVREAEGLTVVLPRADADNQGLNYDFVGAWITLQVQSALDAIGLTAAVSTALTEAKISCNVLAGFHHDHLLVPVADADRALEVLHELVAASGEHPPAPELVLRSEQPADRPAILELTAAAFATSPVTGLPVDGEPAEVELLRGLFDCEEYLPGFSIVAELDGGIVGHLMCTRGWAGELELLGLGPIGVVPRLQRHGIGSALMKESIARANAAGERGIALLGDPEYYSRFGFVTSTSLGVQGSDPAWGAHFQVLPLAVWPGGVNGTFRFAAPFGTAGSAGRDSMDRSPQ, encoded by the coding sequence ATGACAGCTGTAAAGGACCTCTCCACCCTGTTGGCCACCATGCACCCGGAACGCCGTGCGGGTGAATTCGTGTATGTCCTCTGGCCCGAGGGCGTGCCCCTCGCCGGGACGGCCGCTGCCGCGGTCCGTGAAGCGGAGGGACTGACGGTGGTCCTGCCGCGCGCCGACGCGGACAACCAGGGCCTGAACTATGATTTCGTCGGCGCCTGGATCACTCTTCAAGTGCAGTCCGCGCTGGACGCCATCGGCCTGACGGCAGCCGTCAGCACCGCCTTGACCGAGGCGAAAATCAGCTGCAACGTTCTGGCCGGTTTCCACCACGACCATCTCCTGGTGCCGGTAGCGGACGCCGACAGGGCTCTGGAGGTGCTGCACGAGCTTGTGGCCGCGAGCGGCGAACATCCGCCCGCCCCGGAGCTGGTCCTGCGCAGCGAACAACCCGCGGACCGTCCCGCCATTCTGGAACTGACGGCCGCAGCCTTTGCCACCTCCCCTGTCACCGGGCTGCCGGTGGACGGTGAGCCGGCGGAGGTGGAACTTTTGCGCGGGCTCTTCGACTGCGAGGAGTACCTGCCCGGGTTCAGCATCGTCGCGGAGCTCGACGGCGGGATTGTCGGCCACCTCATGTGCACCCGGGGCTGGGCGGGCGAGCTGGAGCTCCTGGGCCTGGGGCCGATTGGCGTGGTGCCGCGGCTGCAGCGCCACGGGATCGGCAGTGCGCTGATGAAGGAATCGATCGCCCGGGCCAACGCCGCGGGGGAGCGCGGCATTGCCCTGCTCGGCGACCCGGAGTACTACTCGCGCTTCGGTTTCGTCACTTCGACGTCCCTCGGCGTGCAGGGCTCCGACCCGGCCTGGGGCGCGCACTTCCAGGTGCTTCCGCTGGCTGTCTGGCCGGGCGGCGTGAACGGCACTTTCCGCTTCGCCGCGCCATTCGGCACCGCTGGGTCCGCCGGACGGGATAGCATGGACCGGTCGCCCCAGTAG
- a CDS encoding ABC transporter substrate-binding protein has protein sequence MTSLPQVAPRVAKLTALSIGVALLATACGGSSTPTSTSSGSASANAAGIACPAPSATAGASSSAAAGGSVPAATTTTDTALKIGSLLPTTGSLAFLGPPEIAGVNLGIKEINDAGGVLGKPVEVIHRDSGDTKTDIATQSTSALLGQGVSAIVGAASSGVSKTVINQITGAGVIQFSPANTSPDFTTWDDKGLYWRTAPSDVLQGKVLGNYMATCGAQTVGMIVLNDAYGTGLAKNVQAAFEAAGGKVVAQELFNEGDSQFSSQVDKVLAAKPDAIALITFDQAKSIVPLMTGKGVKPTQLFMVDGNMSDYSKDFQAGTLKGAQGTIPGTFAKDDFKKKLLGIDPALKDYSYAGESYDAVNLIALASEAAKTTKGTDIAAQLKAVSETGEKCNDFPSCVTLLREGKDIDYDGQSGPVTFSDAGDPTEAYIGIYEFQDDNTYKPVKEEFGKL, from the coding sequence ATGACTTCACTCCCCCAGGTGGCGCCCCGCGTAGCTAAGCTCACCGCGCTTAGCATCGGCGTCGCCCTTCTGGCTACGGCTTGTGGTGGTTCGTCCACCCCGACGTCGACGAGCTCCGGAAGCGCCTCGGCAAACGCCGCCGGCATCGCTTGCCCGGCGCCCAGCGCGACTGCCGGTGCCAGCAGCTCCGCGGCGGCCGGCGGGTCCGTCCCTGCCGCCACCACCACCACCGATACCGCCCTCAAGATTGGTTCGCTCCTGCCGACGACGGGGTCGCTGGCGTTCCTCGGCCCGCCCGAAATCGCGGGTGTCAACCTTGGCATCAAGGAAATCAATGACGCCGGCGGCGTCCTGGGCAAGCCCGTTGAGGTAATCCACCGCGACTCCGGCGATACCAAAACCGATATCGCCACGCAGTCCACCAGCGCACTTCTCGGCCAGGGTGTCAGCGCAATCGTCGGAGCCGCATCCTCCGGCGTTTCGAAGACCGTCATCAACCAGATCACCGGCGCCGGCGTCATCCAGTTCTCCCCGGCCAACACGTCCCCGGACTTCACCACCTGGGACGACAAGGGCCTGTACTGGCGTACCGCACCCTCGGACGTCCTTCAGGGCAAGGTCCTCGGCAACTACATGGCCACCTGTGGTGCCCAGACCGTAGGCATGATTGTTCTGAATGACGCGTACGGCACCGGCCTTGCCAAGAACGTGCAGGCTGCGTTCGAGGCGGCCGGCGGCAAGGTAGTTGCCCAGGAACTCTTCAACGAAGGTGATTCCCAGTTCAGCAGCCAGGTTGACAAGGTCCTCGCGGCCAAGCCGGATGCCATCGCCCTGATCACCTTCGACCAGGCCAAGAGCATCGTTCCGCTCATGACGGGCAAGGGCGTCAAGCCCACCCAGCTCTTCATGGTGGACGGCAACATGTCCGACTACAGCAAGGACTTCCAGGCAGGCACCCTGAAGGGCGCCCAGGGCACCATCCCGGGCACCTTCGCCAAGGATGACTTCAAGAAGAAGCTCCTGGGCATCGACCCGGCACTGAAGGATTACAGCTACGCAGGCGAGTCCTACGACGCCGTGAACCTGATCGCGCTGGCCTCCGAGGCGGCCAAGACCACCAAGGGCACCGACATTGCCGCGCAGCTCAAGGCAGTCTCCGAGACTGGCGAGAAGTGCAACGATTTCCCCTCCTGCGTCACCCTGCTCCGTGAGGGCAAGGACATCGACTACGACGGCCAGTCCGGCCCCGTAACGTTCTCCGACGCCGGTGACCCGACTGAGGCGTACATTGGCATCTACGAGTTCCAGGATGACAACACGTACAAGCCGGTGAAGGAAGAATTCGGCAAGCTGTAA
- a CDS encoding ABC transporter ATP-binding protein produces MSATSAAPAAKPVHDEDSVVKVTDLIAGYIPGVNILNGCSIEARKGELIGIIGPNGAGKSTLLKAMFGLVKVHSGSVVVRGQDITGLKANKLVSRGIGFVPQNNNVFAALTIEENLQMGMFQRPKDFSERFDFVTGLFPELGKRRAQRAGSLSGGERQMVAMGRALMMDPAVLLLDEPSAGLSPVKQDETFLRVHEINRAGVSVIMVEQNARRCLQICDRGYVLDQGKDAYTGTGRELMKDPKVIQLYLGTLADTVE; encoded by the coding sequence ATGAGCGCCACCAGCGCGGCCCCCGCCGCTAAGCCCGTGCACGATGAGGATTCCGTCGTCAAGGTCACCGACCTGATTGCGGGCTACATCCCGGGCGTCAACATCCTCAACGGCTGCAGCATCGAGGCCCGCAAGGGTGAGCTCATCGGTATCATCGGCCCCAACGGAGCCGGCAAGTCCACGCTCCTGAAGGCGATGTTCGGCCTGGTCAAGGTCCATTCCGGTTCCGTCGTGGTCCGCGGCCAGGACATTACCGGGCTCAAGGCCAATAAGCTCGTCAGCCGGGGCATCGGCTTTGTGCCGCAGAACAACAACGTGTTTGCGGCGCTGACCATCGAAGAGAATCTCCAGATGGGCATGTTCCAGCGGCCCAAGGACTTCTCCGAGCGCTTCGACTTCGTCACCGGCTTGTTTCCGGAACTCGGCAAGCGGCGGGCCCAGCGCGCTGGATCGCTCTCCGGCGGTGAACGCCAGATGGTGGCGATGGGACGGGCCCTGATGATGGATCCGGCGGTGCTGCTGCTGGACGAGCCCTCCGCTGGCCTCTCCCCTGTCAAGCAGGACGAGACCTTCCTTCGGGTTCACGAGATCAACCGTGCAGGCGTCTCGGTCATCATGGTTGAGCAGAACGCCCGTCGCTGCCTGCAGATCTGTGACCGCGGCTATGTCCTGGACCAGGGCAAGGACGCGTACACGGGCACCGGGCGGGAGCTCATGAAGGACCCCAAGGTCATCCAGCTTTACCTGGGCACCCTCGCGGACACCGTAGAGTAA